One part of the Xylanimonas allomyrinae genome encodes these proteins:
- a CDS encoding branched-chain amino acid ABC transporter permease — MNLLPFVVAGLVIGSVYALSGVGVLVLYRTTGVLNFAHGALGALAAMLAWQTIGLRMQPPVAIAVGVAAGAAVALLFGLVAGPFLARIDPLRKAIATLGLALALLGVMLFTWNDKARTLRLDTSRISFGIAGARVNLTQIICLVLALLVVVGTLSALRWTSVGTSMRALASDRELAAVVGTNVRLVENLAWAISGAIAGVSGVLLADQTRLEPAFLTFLIIPELAAVVIGRFTSLWLTLAGGLAIGLGQSLVSAYPSVSAFSTAVPFVVATLVILAATRRRPVTVAVVRA, encoded by the coding sequence ATGAACCTGCTTCCCTTCGTCGTCGCCGGGCTCGTCATCGGGTCGGTGTACGCGCTGTCCGGCGTCGGGGTCCTGGTGCTCTACCGCACCACGGGCGTACTGAACTTCGCCCACGGTGCCCTCGGCGCCCTGGCGGCGATGCTGGCGTGGCAGACCATCGGGCTGCGGATGCAGCCCCCGGTCGCGATCGCCGTCGGCGTCGCGGCGGGGGCTGCGGTCGCCCTGCTGTTCGGGCTGGTCGCCGGGCCGTTCCTCGCCCGGATCGACCCGCTGCGCAAGGCGATCGCGACCCTCGGCCTGGCCCTCGCCCTGCTGGGCGTGATGCTGTTCACCTGGAACGACAAGGCGCGCACGCTGCGGCTGGACACCAGCCGGATCTCGTTCGGGATCGCCGGCGCCCGGGTCAACCTCACGCAGATCATCTGCCTGGTGCTGGCGCTGCTCGTCGTGGTCGGCACGCTCAGCGCGCTGCGCTGGACCTCGGTCGGCACCTCGATGCGAGCCCTGGCCAGCGACCGTGAGCTCGCCGCCGTCGTGGGCACCAACGTGCGCCTGGTGGAGAACCTGGCCTGGGCGATCTCCGGCGCCATCGCCGGAGTCTCCGGCGTCCTCCTGGCCGATCAGACCCGCCTGGAGCCCGCCTTCCTCACCTTCCTCATCATCCCGGAGCTTGCCGCCGTGGTCATCGGTCGGTTCACCTCGCTGTGGCTGACCCTCGCCGGCGGCCTCGCCATCGGGCTGGGGCAGTCGCTGGTCTCCGCCTATCCGTCGGTCAGCGCGTTCAGCACGGCCGTGCCGTTCGTCGTCGCGACGCTCGTGATCCTGGCCGCCACCAGGCGCCGCCCCGTCACCGTGGCGGTGGTGCGCGCATGA
- a CDS encoding branched-chain amino acid ABC transporter permease: protein MTTLTLKRPDVRGALVGLVVGLVVVAVLPAVPGIGSGLSLRTLTVSAIYSLAAAGVGVLYGRLGLVSIMQVGLVAVGGWVNLRIYHATHLPFEVVMLLAALVTAVIGTLVGLPALRLSGLSLAIATLMVAGALEVLVTYAGFPNGGDGYLGRVSGGTLAVIMPRPGLGESDAAFFRYVGVVVVIVFAVLRWLLMVRPGRTWAAIRQGEAGAVSLGINTVAHRLFALAVTSFVTGIAGALLAATSGILDPASFKAQQSVLLFATVLIGGTFSLFGAVIGGLFFYAVPQLLNAAGLNGNLVFVVLGLGLVQAITTAQAGIAGQLGGLWRRLSRPRRPRADDAPPAGPTSAPTSRDPAAPDSSGTEVTA, encoded by the coding sequence ATGACCACCCTGACCCTCAAGCGGCCCGACGTGCGCGGCGCCCTCGTCGGGCTCGTCGTCGGCCTCGTCGTGGTAGCCGTCCTGCCTGCCGTCCCCGGCATCGGCAGCGGGCTCTCGCTGCGCACGCTCACCGTCAGTGCCATCTACTCCCTCGCTGCGGCCGGGGTCGGCGTGCTGTACGGGCGCCTCGGGCTCGTCTCGATCATGCAGGTGGGCCTGGTCGCCGTGGGCGGCTGGGTGAACCTGCGGATCTACCACGCCACCCACCTGCCGTTCGAGGTGGTCATGCTCCTCGCGGCACTGGTCACCGCGGTCATCGGCACGCTCGTGGGCCTGCCCGCGCTGCGCCTGTCCGGCCTCAGCCTGGCGATCGCGACGCTCATGGTGGCCGGGGCGCTCGAGGTGCTGGTCACCTACGCCGGCTTCCCCAACGGCGGCGACGGCTACCTCGGCCGCGTCTCGGGCGGCACGCTCGCAGTGATCATGCCGCGGCCCGGCCTCGGCGAGTCCGACGCCGCGTTCTTCCGGTACGTCGGCGTGGTCGTCGTCATCGTCTTCGCCGTGCTGCGCTGGCTGCTCATGGTGCGGCCCGGCCGCACCTGGGCGGCGATCCGGCAGGGCGAGGCGGGCGCCGTGTCGCTCGGCATCAACACCGTCGCGCACCGCCTCTTCGCCCTGGCCGTGACCAGCTTCGTCACCGGCATCGCGGGCGCCCTGCTCGCGGCGACGTCGGGCATCCTCGACCCCGCCTCGTTCAAGGCCCAGCAGTCGGTGCTGCTGTTCGCCACGGTGCTCATCGGCGGCACGTTCTCGCTGTTCGGCGCGGTGATCGGTGGCCTGTTCTTCTACGCCGTGCCTCAGCTGCTCAACGCCGCGGGCCTCAACGGCAACCTCGTCTTCGTCGTGCTCGGCCTGGGGCTGGTGCAGGCCATCACCACGGCGCAGGCCGGGATCGCCGGCCAGCTCGGCGGGCTCTGGCGCCGGCTGTCCCGGCCACGGCGGCCGCGAGCCGACGACGCCCCGCCCGCCGGCCCGACGTCGGCGCCGACGTCGCGGGACCCCGCCGCCCCCGACTCGAGCGGCACGGAGGTGACCGCATGA
- a CDS encoding ABC transporter ATP-binding protein — MTLTLSGITVRYGGVTPLDDVSMTFESGVCGIIGPNGAGKTTTFNVLSGFALPAAGTVDLDGDDLLAVAPHRRARWGLRRSFQQVQVVRTLTARENVLLAAEHSGAGATDVDRALDYVGLTRVHRHGSELTQFERRLVDLATCVVGSPRLVLLDEPAAGLDPGESDQLLGLITQIPAQVGALVLLVDHDMDLVRAACANVVVLDFGKRIAAGPTLEVLASPPVRKAYLGIDEEVSA; from the coding sequence ATGACCCTCACGCTGTCCGGGATCACGGTGCGCTACGGCGGCGTCACCCCGCTCGACGACGTCTCCATGACCTTCGAGTCCGGCGTCTGCGGGATCATCGGCCCCAACGGTGCGGGCAAGACCACCACGTTCAACGTGCTGTCGGGGTTTGCCCTGCCCGCGGCGGGCACCGTGGACCTCGACGGCGACGACCTGCTCGCGGTCGCCCCGCACCGCCGCGCCCGCTGGGGGCTGCGTCGCTCGTTCCAGCAGGTTCAGGTGGTGCGCACCCTCACCGCCCGCGAGAACGTGCTGCTCGCCGCCGAGCACTCCGGGGCCGGGGCCACCGACGTCGACCGCGCCCTGGACTACGTAGGGCTGACGCGGGTGCACCGCCACGGCTCCGAGCTGACCCAGTTCGAGCGCCGGCTTGTGGACCTCGCCACCTGCGTGGTCGGCTCGCCGCGCCTGGTGCTGCTGGACGAGCCCGCCGCCGGGCTCGACCCGGGCGAGTCGGACCAGCTGCTCGGACTCATCACCCAGATCCCCGCGCAGGTGGGCGCGCTGGTGCTGCTCGTCGACCACGACATGGACCTGGTGCGCGCCGCGTGCGCCAACGTCGTCGTGCTCGACTTCGGCAAGCGCATCGCTGCGGGACCCACCCTCGAGGTGCTCGCCTCGCCCCCGGTGCGCAAGGCGTACCTGGGCATCGACGAGGAGGTGTCCGCGTGA
- a CDS encoding ABC transporter ATP-binding protein: MTTLELHGLRVRRGGRDVVHGIDLTVNEGEVTALLGANGAGKSSTVLGVAGLERDTAGSVTVDGTPIRGLAPNRVRRAGVATMQEGHRVFGDISVADNLRIAALLLPSPARSGAVEEVLALFPELETLADRPAGSLSGGQQQMLALATALAARPRFLVIDEMSLGLAPLVVARLVPALRQVAESGVGVLLIEQFTQVALELATRVTVLAQGLVTLEAPASELRAHPERLTAAYRLTA; encoded by the coding sequence GTGACCACCCTGGAGCTCCACGGGCTGCGCGTCCGCCGCGGCGGACGCGACGTCGTCCACGGGATCGACCTGACGGTCAACGAGGGCGAGGTGACCGCACTGCTCGGGGCGAACGGCGCGGGCAAGTCCTCGACCGTCCTCGGCGTCGCAGGCCTCGAACGGGACACTGCAGGGTCGGTGACCGTGGACGGCACCCCGATCCGCGGCCTGGCCCCCAATCGCGTGCGGCGTGCCGGGGTGGCCACCATGCAGGAAGGGCACCGGGTGTTCGGGGACATCTCGGTGGCCGACAACCTGCGCATCGCCGCGCTGCTCCTGCCCTCACCGGCCCGCAGCGGGGCGGTGGAGGAGGTGCTCGCGCTCTTCCCCGAGCTCGAGACCCTGGCCGACAGGCCGGCCGGGTCCCTGTCCGGAGGGCAGCAGCAGATGCTCGCCCTCGCCACGGCCCTCGCCGCGCGGCCGCGATTCCTGGTGATCGACGAGATGTCGCTCGGCCTCGCTCCCCTCGTCGTCGCCCGGCTGGTGCCCGCGCTGCGGCAGGTGGCCGAGAGCGGCGTCGGCGTGCTGCTCATCGAACAGTTCACCCAGGTCGCGCTCGAGCTGGCCACCCGCGTGACCGTGCTCGCCCAGGGGCTCGTGACGCTCGAGGCCCCGGCGTCCGAGCTGCGGGCACACCCCGAACGGCTCACCGCCGCGTACCGACTGACGGCATGA